Within the Gemmatimonadetes bacterium SCN 70-22 genome, the region ACCGGACCGGAACCGCCGACGCGATCGACTTCGTGCTCCTGCAGCGCGCGCAGCAGCTTCGCCTGGAGCTCGAGGCGCATCTCCGAGATCTCGTCGAGGAGGAGCGTACCGCCGTGCGCGCGCTCGAACGCCCCCTCGAAGCGCTTGATGGCTCCGGTGAAGGCACCCTTCTCGTGGCCGAAGAGCTGGCTCTCGAGCAGGCTCTCGGCGATGGCCGCACAGTTGATGGCGACGAACGGTCCGTCGCGACGGTCGCTCTGGTCGTGGATCGCGCGCGCGACCAGTTCCTTGCCCGTCCCCGACTCGCCCACGATCAACACGCTCGCGCGGGTGGGGGCGACCATGCGGATCCGGTCGAGCGTCTGGAGGATCCCCGGGCTCTCGCCGATGATCTGCCGCTCGTTGCGAAAGGCCATCACCTCGGCGAGCAGCGCCTCGTTCTGCTTCCGCAGCTCGATCACGTTCAGCGCCTGCGTGACCGCCACCTCGAGCTGCTCGTCGCGGAAGGGCTTCGTGAGGTAGTCGAGGGCCCCCGCCTTGATCGCGGACACCGCGTTCTCGACCGTGGAGATCGCGGTCAGGATGATCAACGGCGTCTCGTATCCCTCGCTGCGCAACAGCTCCAGGAACTCGAGCCCCGACATGTGGGGCATCCGGTAGTCGGAGATGATGAGGTCCACGGGCGTCGAGCGGAGGACGCCGAGTGCGGCGGGAATGCTCGAGGCGGGGATGGCGACGTGCCCCATCGCTTCCAGGGTGTCCTGAAGGATGAGGTGATAGGTCACCTCGTCGTCTACGAACAGTATGGTTGCCATTCTGCGTCTGCCCCGGAACGCGGACCCCTGGGGACTGAGCTCAAGATTCTGGAACTCCCTGCCGAAGCTCAACGACAGGGGCGTCGGGTCCGGCATCGCGTCGGGCCCCTCCCGACTGCCCCCGCCGTGCAATGACCGCCCGCACCGGCAAAAAGTAACCGTCTCCACACTCGCCGACGGCTGACTCGAGGCACGTCCCTCCCTGACACGCATGCGGATCACCACGAACCAGATCCTCCTCACGCAACTTCATGGGCTGCAGTCCTCGAGTGCCGCGCTTCTCGAGGCGCAGGAGCGTGTGTCGAGCGGGCTGCGGGTCCGCAGGATGTCGGACGACCCCACGGCGGCGCACTCGGTCATGCTGAACGACGGCGCGCTGCGCGCGATGACGCAGTACCGCCGCAACATCGAGCGCGCGCAGTCACGCGTCCTCTTCGAGGACCAGGTGCTCGGGCAGGTCGGCAGCCTCCTCACGCGCGCTCGGGAGCTCGCCATCGGCCAGGCCAGCGCCACGGCCAATACCGAGACGCGGCTGGCGGCCGCCGCGGAGGTCGAGGAGATCCTCCACAGCCTCGTGCAACTCGGCAACACGACGTACGGCGGCGAGTTCATCTTCGGTGGCGATCAGGGGCAGACCGCGCCGTTCGCGGTGGCCGGATCGCGAACGACCCTCACCTGGGGCACGCCCACCGGCGCCGCCGGGATGCGTCCGACCCAGATCGGCGCGCAGCAGTCGCTCACGCCGACGCACGACGGAGCGAGTATCTTCGTGCAGAGCGGGGTGCTCGACGCGGTGCGCGAGCTGGCCGTCGCCCTCGCCGGTGCCGCGCCACCAGTGACGCCGACGCCTGACGCGGTGCAGAACATCAACGCCGCGCAGGCCAGGATCGACGCCGCGTTGCAGGCGGTGCAAGGGCTCGTTGGCGAGACGGGTGCCCGCGCGAACACGCTCGAGCTGACGCTCGCGAACCTCGGTGCCTTCACGACCAGCCTGCAGGCGTTCCAGTCGGAGCTGCGCGACGTCGACATCGAGGTGGCGGTGACGGAGCTGGTGACGCGGCAGACCGCCTACCAGGCCGCCATGCTCGCGAGCTCGAAGGTGCTGAACCTGAGCCTGACCGACTACCTCCGCTGAGCGCGGCCGTCCCCGTCCTCCCGCCCGCCCCCTCTCCACCCCTCCAGCAGCCCCCCTATGGCCCTGCCACTCGCGTTCGTCCCCGGCGCCCCCGAGACCGTGGAGGTCGCGTCGCAGCTCTTCGGGTGCACGCTCGTCGTCCCGGCGAGCGCGTGCATCACCACGACGGACGGCCTCTATGGGTTCCCGGGGTGTCGCGAGTGGGTGCTGCTCGACGCCAAGCGACCGGGGTTCTTCTGGCTGCACTCGCGCGACGAACGCGCACTCGCGTTCCTGCTCGTCGACCCGTTTCAGGCGTTCCCCGACTACGCGGTCACGCTCTCGCGGCGGGATCGGGCAGCGCTACAGGTGCAACGAGAGAGCGATGTGGCGATCCTGGCGATCGTGACGCTGCCCTCCCCGCCCTCCGGGCTCCCGACCGCCAACCTGCAGGGGCCGCTCGCCGTGAACCTGCGGGCGGGATTGGCGCGGCAGATCGCGGTGGGGGATTCGGCGTGGGGGACTCGGACGGCGTTCGTCGTCTCGGGGGCGAATCCGGCCGCCTGATTGCCGGTGCGTGCAGTCGGAGGCAACGCGGCCGCCTGGCGAGTCACGCCGGGCGGCCGCATGCGTTGCGTCGCTGCGCATCCTCGCCTCCCGCACGATTGCACGAGCGCACGAGCGCACGAGCGCACGAGCGCACGAGCGCACGAGCGCACGAGCGCACGAGCGCAGCCTGGCGCCGCCGCACACGTGAGCGCAGTGCCCGCCTCATGTCATGGTAAAGTTTTTCGTGAAGCCGACGACAATATGACTCAGCGAGGCACGAAGCGCTTTCGCAACGGAGCACGGATGCTCCATCACTCTCATCGGGAAGGATCCCATCATGCGCATCAACACGAACGTCGCGTCGCTGAACGCGTACAAGAACCTCCAGGGCGTGCAGGGCGCGATCTCCAAGTCGATGGAGAAGCTGTCGAGCGGCCTGCGCATCAACAACGCGGCGGACGACGCGGCCGGACTCGGCATCAGCAACAAGACGCGCGCGGACATCCGCGCCCTGAATCAGGCGAGCCGTAACGCGGAGCAGGCCAGCTCGCTCTCCCAGATCGCCGAGGGCGGCGTGAGCAGCATCCAGAAGATCCTCGAGCGCATGAAGGAGCTCGCCACGCAGTCGGCGTCGGACACGGTCGACGGCGACATCTCGTCGGGTGGCCGGTCGCGCGTCCAGGCGGAGTTCACGAAGATCCGTGAGGAACTCGACCGCATCGTCGACTCGACGCAGTTCCAGGGCAAGAAGCTGCTGGACGGCTCGTTCGGCAGCGCCGTCACCGCGAACACGGTCACCGGCTCCACCGGTGTGGCAAGCGTCTCGACCAACGCGACGGCGGGGACCTACACCTTCGCCGTCACCGGCAGTGTCGTCCGCGTCACGAACGGCGCGGCGGGCGCAGGCTTCAAGGCGCAGGAAATCGACACGACCGGCCTGACCGGCGCCAAGACGCTCGACTTCGATGCCCTCGGCATCAAGATCGAAATGAGCGACGTCACGCAGTTCGGCTCCCTCGACACGAAGGCCATCACGGTCGCGGGCGGCTCGGCGACCTTCATGGTCGGCTCCACCGGCCAGTATGGCGCCGCGCAGGCCGACAACATCCAGCTCGCCTCGATGAGCCTGGGCTCGACCGCCCTCGCCCTCGGTGGACTCGACCTGGGCTCGGCGGCGAATGCCCGCACCGCGCTCAGCGCGATCGATTCCGCCATCGGCACCGTCAACGGCACGCTCGGCCAGATCGGCGCCTTCCAGAATCGCCTCTCCTTCGCCCAGGAGAACCTGAAGTCCGCCGTCAACAACCTCTCGGCCGCCGACTCCGTGGTCCGCGACCTCGATATCGCCGCCGAGATGACCACGTTCACCAAGAACAACATCCTGAGCCAGGCCGGCACCGCGATGCTCGCGCAGGCCAACCAGCTCGGGCAGGGCGTCCTCCAGCTCCTCCGCGCCTGATCCGGCGCCCGATGGCTGGACGGCGTCCCGAAGCGGGGGCCCGGTGAAACGGACCTCCCGGTGGGAGAAGCGGGGGCGCAAGCGCCCCGCTCCCCTCACCGGGAGCGTCGTTCGTTATACCTCCCCGCTCCGCGCCCGCCACCTGCCGATACTCCCTTCGTACCCCCCTCCTTCACACGAACGCAACAGGACGACGACGATGGCATCCGAGCCGATCGGCACAGTCAGCGGCCTGGCCAGTGGCATCCAGTGGCGCGACATGATCGACCAGATCATGAAGCTGGACACCACTCGCACCCTCGAACCCATCCGGGCGCAGATGGACCGGGTCACGACGGAAAGCGCGGCGTGGCGCGACTACCGTACGGTCGTCGCGCGCTTCCAGGCGGCCGCCCTCACGCTCAAGTCGCGCAACGCATTTCGCGCCGTCGCGGCCACCCTCGCCCCGAGCACGACCGGACGCGCCCTCGCCACCGTGAGTGCCTCGGCGTCCGCCGTCCCCGGCGCCTATCGTGTGGAGGTGATGAACCTCGCCCGCGCCGAGAAGCTCGCCGGGCGCGTGGTGTCCGACGCGAGAGCAGCGCTCGGCGCCTCGGGCCAGTTCACGATCAACGGCGTCGGCATCAGCGTGGGGGCGGACGACTCACTGGAGGCGATACGCGATCGCATCAATGCGGCCAACAGTGGCAGCGCGCCCACGAAGGTCACGGCGGCCATCCAGACCACCGGGGGTCGCGCGCAGCTCGTGCTCGCCGCCGACGCGGCCGGCGCCCGCGGAATCGAGCTGTCTGACGTCCGCCATGCCGACGGCGCTCCGAGTGTCATCGAGGCGCTGGGCTTCGCGTCGGGCCCCGGCACGACCGCCAACTACGATGCCAACGGTCTCCAGCAGTCAGGGCGCATCTCCTCCGTGTCGCTCGCGATGGCGCAGGCGCTCGGCGTGCAGGTCGACCCATCGCCGGCCACCGTGATCGTGAACGGCGACGTGATCACCGTCGATCTGGCGACACAGTCGATCTCCGACATTGTCGGCATCATCAACGCGAGGAGCCCCGGCGCCGCGTCGATCGAGTCCATCTCCGAGGGCGGCGCGACGACCTACCGCATGAAGGTCGCGAGTACCATCACGAGCGACGGCAGCGAGGGATCGCAGCGCGCGCTCGAGGCCATGGGACTCGTGACGCGGGCGCGCGATCCGCTCGCGCAGCGCGTCACGACCGGCGCCGCGCTCACCGATACCTCGACCGGTCTTGCGGCCACCGGGGCGACGGCGCTCGCCGCCCTGGCCACCGCGGGCGGCTCCGCCACGCCCGGCGTGCTCGCCGGCGATACGATCTCGCTCGTCGGCACCGACGGCGCAGGAACGGTCGTGCGCCACACCTACACCGCGACGGGCACCGATACGCTCGCCGATCTCGCGGCCTCACTCTCGTCGGCGTATGCCGGTGGGCGCGCCGTCGAGGTGAACGTCACCGGCGGCCGGCTCGAGTTCCGCGAAAGCCAGTCCGGCGCGTCGCTGCTGGGACTGACGCTCACCGCGTCGCTCGCGAGCGGCGACACGCTCGACTTCGGCGGCACGACGACGGAGACGGGGCGGGCGATCCAGCTCGCCGAAGGATCCGATGCGATGATGAGGGTCGATGGCCGCACCATCGTCTCGCGCTCGAACACGTTCACCAACGCCATCGACGGCGTGACCTTGACCGCGCAGGCCGCGGAGCCCGGGACGACGGTCGAGCTCACCGTGAGCCGCAACCAGGACGCCAGTGTGCGGGCAGTGCAGGAACTGGTGGAGGCGTACAACGCCGTCGTCGGTTTCGTCACGAAGGAGACGGCGACGAACGGCCGACTCCCCTTCAACGGCTCCCTCCGCAGCTCACTCGCCTCGCTCAAGGCCCCACTGCTCTCCGACGTCGCGGGCCTCTCCCCTGCTGCGGTCTATCAGCGCGGAGGCCTCGTCGGGCTGTCGGTCGACCGCTACGGCAAGCTCGCGCTCGACGAGTCGACCTTCAGGACCGCGCTGGCGACGAATCACGAAGCGGTGGAGCGGCTCTTCGCAACCGGCACCACCTCCTCGTCGACCGACGTGCAGTACATCGCGGCAAGTGACCGGACGATGGCCGGCGCACACGCGATCGTCATCTCGCGCGCGGCGACGCAGGCGGCGTTCACCGGCTCATCCCTGCTCTCGCGGTATTCCGACGATGGCACGCCGGACGTGATGTCGCTCCGTGACGACGTCTCCGGCACGTCCACCGAGGTGCGCCTCGCCGACGGCGACACCATGGGAACGATCGTGGACAAGCTCAATGCCGCCTTCGGGAGCGACGGCCTCGCCCTTGCCGCGTTCGACGTCGGGGGGCAGCTCCGCATCGCGCACAAGACATACGGGGCGATGGGCTCCTTCACGGTCAGCTACGCCCCCGGTGGCAGCGACGCGACCGCGCAGCTCGGTTTCGCTGCGGGCACCTACGCCAACGGCGCCGACGTGCAGGGCACCATCGACGGCCTCGCCGCGACCGGCCTCGGCCAGGATCTCACCAGCGCGTCGGGGCTCATCGTTCGCTACACCGGTGCGGCCGACAGCGCCACGGCCACCCTCGACTACGTCCTTGGTCTCGGCGGTGCGCTCGGACTGCAGGCGGATGGTATCACCGACGACGTAGACGGCTTCGTGAAGCTCCGCGAGGATTCGGTTTCCACGACCCAGGCCTCGCTCTCGCGTCGCTACGACGATGTGCAGGCGCGGCTCGACCGCCGGCGCGAGGCGCTGGTCGTCCAATTCACGGCAATGGAGGCGGCGATGAGCCGCATTCAGTCGCAGGGGGCCTGGCTGAGCCAGCAGCTCGCCGCGATCCAGTCGATGAACTCCAGCGGAAGCAAGTAGCAGGAAATTCCCGCCCCGGCCGATACTCCGGGTGAGGAGGCGTGACGACATCGTCTCGCCGCAGGCACGCCACAGGGAGAGTTCGCGATGTACGGCACGACGACGGCGAGTGGACGGCATGGTGGCGGCTGTCGCGGCGCGACAGCGCCGGCAAATCGCTACCTGGAGCTCGAGGTGCTCAGCGCGACTCCGCAGCAGCTCGTCGTGATCGTCTACGATCACCTGCTGGCTTGCCTCAAGCGCGCGCGCCTCGCGATCGAACGGGGAGAGGTGGAGACGCGCACGGCGCAGCTGGGGCGGGCCAAGGACGCCATCGCCGAGCTGGTCGCGACGCTCGATCGCGAGAGAGGCGGCGAGATCGCACGCCGGCTGAGCGGGCTGTACGCCTTCTTCCTCAACGAACTGACCGATGTCGGAATGCACCCCGACGCGAACCGGCTCTCCCGGGTGCTCGACCTCGTAGCCGAGCTGCGCGACGCCTGGGCGCTCGCCGCCGAAGGGGCGGTCTGACGTGGCGCCGGCGACCGCGCTCCAGCTGCTCCTCGGCCGCCTGCGCGCAGCGACCGAAGCGGTGCGCCGCGCGCTCGAGGCAAACGACCTCGACGCCTTCAACGCGGCGATGGACGCGGAGGACGCCTGCTTTCGCGATCTGGAACCGCTCCTCGCACAGCTGGGCCGCCCGCGCGCCGCGGGACCGGCGCACGACGCGTCCCGCATCGCCGCCATCTCAGAGGCGCGGGCGATCCTCGACATCCACCACGAGTTGGGCGCGATGATCGAACAGGCGAGGCAGCAGGCGGCCCTCGCCGTCGCCGGCGCCCGCCGTCCGCCCCCCGAACGGTACGAGCGGCTCGTCCCCGGCGGCGCCCTCGACCTACGTGGATGAACCCGTCCCATTTCGGTCCCGGACTGCAGAAGCGCCGGGAAGTGCCGATACTGAGATCGTGATCAGGAGGTCACCATCATGAAGATCCACGAGACCCGACCGGCAGCGATCCACCCTCCGCAGGCTCCGCAGGCCCCATTGAACTCGCCCCCCTCGGTCGGCAGCGGTGGCGCCGACC harbors:
- a CDS encoding flagellar hook-associated protein 3, coding for MRITTNQILLTQLHGLQSSSAALLEAQERVSSGLRVRRMSDDPTAAHSVMLNDGALRAMTQYRRNIERAQSRVLFEDQVLGQVGSLLTRARELAIGQASATANTETRLAAAAEVEEILHSLVQLGNTTYGGEFIFGGDQGQTAPFAVAGSRTTLTWGTPTGAAGMRPTQIGAQQSLTPTHDGASIFVQSGVLDAVRELAVALAGAAPPVTPTPDAVQNINAAQARIDAALQAVQGLVGETGARANTLELTLANLGAFTTSLQAFQSELRDVDIEVAVTELVTRQTAYQAAMLASSKVLNLSLTDYLR
- a CDS encoding flagellar export chaperone FliS — its product is MYGTTTASGRHGGGCRGATAPANRYLELEVLSATPQQLVVIVYDHLLACLKRARLAIERGEVETRTAQLGRAKDAIAELVATLDRERGGEIARRLSGLYAFFLNELTDVGMHPDANRLSRVLDLVAELRDAWALAAEGAV